From a region of the Synechococcus sp. PCC 7502 genome:
- a CDS encoding IS630 family transposase: MIAWFGINIIGLNGKVRFFCQDETRIGLKTISGRKITARGVKPKGKVQWQFKATYLYRIVEPSTGESFFYEFTHLNSECFQVFLNLVSAYFQGDIIVMQVDQAGAHRAKRLKIPKNIILLFQPAHAPETNPIERVWQHFKLGLRWKLPKDLDQLRALMRERLEVMTQEVIASIVGWDYILEALSVARI, encoded by the coding sequence ATGATTGCCTGGTTCGGCATTAATATAATCGGACTAAATGGCAAAGTGAGATTCTTTTGTCAAGATGAAACACGAATTGGGTTAAAGACAATTAGTGGAAGGAAGATCACAGCAAGAGGAGTCAAACCCAAAGGTAAAGTTCAGTGGCAGTTTAAGGCAACTTACCTCTATCGAATTGTAGAACCATCAACAGGGGAAAGCTTTTTCTATGAATTTACTCACCTTAATAGTGAATGCTTCCAAGTATTTCTGAACTTAGTAAGCGCATATTTTCAAGGTGACATCATCGTTATGCAAGTGGATCAAGCAGGAGCACACAGAGCAAAACGGTTAAAGATTCCTAAAAATATTATTTTGCTATTTCAGCCTGCCCATGCACCTGAGACTAATCCCATTGAAAGAGTGTGGCAGCATTTCAAATTAGGGTTGAGGTGGAAACTGCCAAAAGATCTTGACCAGTTGCGTGCATTAATGCGGGAAAGGTTAGAAGTTATGACTCAAGAGGTAATTGCTTCGATTGTTGGGTGGGATTATATTTTAGAGGCTTTATCTGTAGCTCGTATTTAA
- a CDS encoding bifunctional serine/threonine-protein kinase/formylglycine-generating enzyme family protein, with translation MLVNDRYRALKVLGRGGFGRTFLAIDEAKPSRPPCVIKQFLPVENEFVHEARRLFKQEAVRLDDLGKHSQIPELYAYTEQENRLYLVQQFVNGNNLGKELSKEGVFDEVKIRKLLNDLLPVLQFMHDAQVIHRDIKPDNIIRRRSDGKPVLVDFGAAKFATATSLAKVGTTIGTVGYASPEQSLGKAIFSSDIYSLGVTCIYLLTGVEPYNLFDVSEGFVWRHRTDGVSDRLAQVLDKMIHASVKQRYTSATEVIKDLNSGQQTIKKNSSKAISIPSSKSLLIKLKKFKFETVRLKVPSNKQVNLLSRKILTDSNITIEKRTCQVEYFIDAPVDDLLIEMIKIPEGNFLMGSSLTEEEQSKDETPQHLVNVPTFFLGKYPVTQAQWQMVMDNNPSRFKGANLPVENVSWHDAQDFCHKLAEVTGKPYRLPSEAEWEYACRAGTITPFYFGEVITADFANFNGQVSYANSPKSKYRMQTTEVNVFPPNAFGLFDMHGNVWEWCQDEAHDHYRNAPIDGSAWEGVNSSGTGNRSRVLRGGAWNSNPSNCRSAFRNGYFPDSRFDRCGFRIAFSI, from the coding sequence TTGCTTGTTAATGATCGCTATCGGGCGTTAAAAGTACTGGGGCGGGGTGGATTTGGTCGAACCTTTTTAGCGATCGATGAAGCTAAGCCCTCTCGTCCTCCCTGTGTAATTAAGCAATTTCTCCCCGTCGAAAATGAGTTTGTCCATGAAGCAAGACGGTTATTTAAGCAAGAAGCGGTCAGACTGGATGACTTGGGTAAGCATTCGCAAATTCCCGAATTATATGCCTATACAGAACAGGAAAATCGTCTTTATCTAGTACAACAGTTTGTTAATGGCAATAATCTGGGGAAAGAACTGAGCAAGGAAGGCGTATTTGATGAAGTCAAAATTCGTAAACTATTAAATGATCTGCTACCAGTTTTGCAGTTTATGCACGATGCTCAGGTAATTCACCGTGATATTAAACCCGATAATATTATTCGGCGTAGGTCTGATGGTAAACCTGTATTAGTTGATTTTGGTGCGGCTAAGTTTGCCACGGCTACCAGTTTGGCTAAGGTGGGTACTACTATTGGTACCGTTGGTTATGCCTCCCCTGAGCAGAGTTTGGGTAAAGCTATCTTCAGCAGTGACATTTATAGTCTAGGTGTAACCTGTATTTACCTCTTGACTGGGGTGGAACCCTATAACTTATTTGATGTTTCGGAAGGATTTGTTTGGAGACATCGCACCGATGGAGTTAGCGATCGCCTTGCCCAAGTTTTAGATAAAATGATCCATGCTTCGGTTAAACAACGCTATACTTCCGCCACAGAGGTAATTAAAGACTTAAATAGTGGACAACAAACTATCAAAAAAAATAGCTCTAAAGCGATCTCTATCCCAAGTTCTAAGTCCCTTTTGATCAAGCTTAAAAAATTCAAATTTGAAACGGTTAGACTTAAAGTCCCTAGCAATAAGCAAGTAAATTTACTCTCTCGTAAAATTCTTACTGATAGCAATATCACGATTGAGAAGCGTACCTGTCAAGTTGAGTATTTTATTGATGCCCCAGTTGATGATCTCTTGATTGAGATGATTAAAATCCCCGAAGGTAACTTTCTCATGGGTTCGTCCCTTACAGAGGAAGAACAATCAAAGGATGAAACTCCCCAGCACCTAGTGAATGTCCCTACCTTTTTTCTGGGTAAGTATCCAGTGACTCAGGCACAGTGGCAAATGGTCATGGACAATAACCCATCTCGCTTTAAGGGAGCAAACTTACCCGTAGAAAATGTATCTTGGCATGATGCTCAGGACTTTTGTCATAAGCTAGCGGAAGTAACGGGTAAACCCTATCGTCTGCCCAGTGAGGCGGAATGGGAATATGCCTGTAGAGCGGGGACAATCACACCTTTTTACTTTGGCGAAGTGATTACGGCTGATTTTGCTAACTTTAATGGACAGGTCAGCTATGCTAACTCACCCAAAAGTAAGTACCGTATGCAAACCACTGAGGTGAATGTGTTTCCTCCCAATGCCTTTGGACTGTTTGATATGCACGGTAATGTGTGGGAGTGGTGCCAAGATGAGGCTCATGATCACTATCGTAATGCCCCCATCGATGGCAGTGCTTGGGAGGGAGTTAATAGTAGTGGTACGGGTAATCGCAGTCGTGTGCTACGGGGGGGAGCATGGAACTCCAATCCTAGTAATTGTCGATCTGCTTTTCGGAATGGCTATTTTCCCGATAGTCGCTTTGATCGCTGTGGATTTAGGATCGCCTTTTCGATTTAA
- a CDS encoding AEC family transporter, with protein MIAQLAEIYLPLVLWVCVGLVFLRSVPDFIPKLIGRSLYWIGVPLQVLAFMQKSEININLWVVPLIVILSLAGGATVAWFLSRDFTQSAERGDFLLAAILGNTGFVGLAITPNLIANSALSWVVLFSLAHNIIGSYGIGVAIASYYGEHSIKVNWTTHLKSVITTPSLWAFGLGLYLQINHIELNQTLGIYLQESITVVVPLALLLVGIRLKSINSWESLRHAIPATAIKLILLPLSVGVIMGMMGISGSERLSMVLQAGMPTALAGVILAEEYNLRRDTIILSIALSSIGVLLTIPLWLWLFQP; from the coding sequence GTGATTGCTCAACTTGCTGAAATCTATCTGCCCTTGGTGCTTTGGGTCTGTGTAGGGCTGGTATTTTTGCGCTCTGTTCCAGATTTCATTCCTAAGCTCATCGGGCGATCGCTTTACTGGATTGGGGTACCCCTTCAGGTGCTGGCGTTCATGCAAAAGTCAGAGATTAATATCAATCTGTGGGTTGTTCCCTTAATCGTAATTTTAAGCTTGGCAGGTGGTGCCACGGTAGCATGGTTTCTCAGCCGAGATTTTACCCAATCCGCAGAACGGGGAGATTTCTTATTAGCAGCTATTTTAGGAAATACGGGCTTTGTGGGTTTGGCAATTACTCCCAATCTCATTGCTAATAGTGCCTTAAGTTGGGTAGTACTATTTAGCCTTGCCCATAATATTATTGGTAGTTATGGAATCGGGGTGGCGATCGCTTCTTATTATGGCGAACATAGTATTAAAGTTAATTGGACTACTCACCTTAAATCCGTAATTACTACTCCCTCTCTATGGGCTTTTGGTTTAGGCTTATATTTGCAAATTAATCATATTGAACTTAATCAAACCCTTGGAATTTATTTGCAAGAGTCCATTACAGTAGTTGTGCCTTTAGCCCTTTTACTAGTGGGAATTAGACTTAAATCAATTAACAGTTGGGAGAGTCTGAGACATGCTATTCCAGCTACTGCAATTAAGCTCATATTACTGCCCCTAAGCGTAGGTGTGATCATGGGTATGATGGGAATTAGTGGCTCCGAACGTTTATCTATGGTTCTACAGGCGGGTATGCCCACTGCCTTAGCGGGAGTAATTCTGGCGGAAGAATATAACCTGCGCCGAGACACAATTATTTTAAGTATTGCCCTTAGCAGTATTGGCGTACTTTTGACTATTCCCCTGTGGTTGTGGCTATTTCAGCCTTAA
- a CDS encoding type IV pilus twitching motility protein PilT, with product MSGIPPLPQSRVPSPLTGPLTGSLTGAVPPPLSRASDTQIRTPVRPGPPPLVANAPNRNTRGAGQPTLEHLVKDAYEQGCSDLHLGVNEKIRFRSRGLMVVQENYPIPDEATFYSWLGEVMDEKQIQGFKDTFEFDGATQYEFARCRINVFDTLKGPAMVMRLIPLKILTIDQLNLPEVFRELCYTHKGLILVTGPTGSGKSTTLAAMVDFINSEMPKHLISIEDPIEFVHPSKKALIKQREVGIHTHKFDNALKASLREDPDIILIGEMRDRETVNTALKAGQTGHLVFGTLHTNSAVKTIERILNLYEPDQQAPMRDQIAETLVAVIAQTLVRTTDGKRAAAHEIMINTDAIRDYIKRGEVDEIESIIPKSSFDGMCSMNQSLLKLYEDGRITEETAVENSPKPNEMAQYLRGRV from the coding sequence ATGTCTGGTATTCCACCCCTTCCCCAATCTAGAGTGCCTTCCCCGTTAACTGGTCCCTTAACTGGTTCATTAACAGGAGCCGTACCACCACCTCTAAGTAGAGCATCGGATACCCAAATTCGCACTCCTGTAAGACCAGGTCCACCACCTCTGGTTGCCAATGCTCCTAATCGTAATACCCGTGGTGCGGGACAGCCTACCCTAGAACACTTAGTTAAGGATGCCTACGAGCAGGGATGTTCGGATTTACACCTAGGTGTTAATGAAAAAATTAGGTTTAGGTCTAGGGGGTTAATGGTAGTGCAAGAGAATTACCCTATACCAGACGAAGCCACTTTTTATTCATGGCTAGGGGAAGTGATGGATGAAAAGCAAATTCAAGGCTTTAAAGATACCTTTGAGTTTGATGGTGCGACCCAGTACGAGTTTGCCCGTTGTCGGATTAATGTGTTTGACACCTTAAAAGGTCCAGCCATGGTCATGCGGTTAATTCCATTGAAGATTTTGACCATAGACCAGTTAAATTTACCCGAAGTCTTCCGTGAACTTTGCTATACCCATAAGGGCTTAATCTTAGTTACAGGACCCACTGGTTCTGGTAAGTCCACAACCCTAGCGGCAATGGTGGATTTTATCAACTCGGAAATGCCTAAGCATTTAATCTCCATCGAAGATCCCATAGAATTTGTTCATCCCAGTAAAAAGGCTTTAATTAAGCAACGGGAAGTGGGAATCCATACCCATAAATTTGATAACGCCCTGAAGGCATCTTTACGGGAAGACCCAGATATTATCCTAATTGGGGAAATGCGCGATCGCGAAACTGTAAATACTGCCCTCAAAGCGGGACAAACGGGACACCTTGTATTTGGAACCTTGCACACCAATAGTGCAGTTAAAACAATCGAGCGGATTTTAAACCTCTACGAACCTGATCAACAGGCACCGATGCGGGATCAAATTGCCGAAACCCTAGTGGCTGTAATTGCCCAAACCTTAGTGCGGACTACTGATGGTAAGCGTGCCGCCGCCCATGAAATCATGATTAATACCGATGCCATTCGTGACTATATCAAACGGGGAGAAGTTGACGAAATTGAATCAATTATTCCTAAATCCAGCTTTGATGGTATGTGTTCGATGAACCAATCATTATTAAAACTGTATGAAGATGGTCGGATTACGGAAGAAACTGCCGTAGAAAATTCACCCAAACCGAACGAAATGGCGCAGTACCTTCGTGGTCGTGTCTAG
- a CDS encoding polyribonucleotide nucleotidyltransferase has translation MTATEKTISFYGREIKLRIGLLAPQAGGSVLIQCGETAVLVTATRGEAREGIDFLPLMVDYEERLYAAGRIPGGFLRREGRPPEKAILICRLIDRPMRPLFPNWIRDDIQIVATTMALDEKSPPDVLAVTAASIAALVAGLPFNGPMAGVRVGLVGDEFIINPTYAEVEAGDLDLVVAGTPEGIIMVEAGANQLPEQDMIEAIEFGYEAVQELIKAQQIIMAELGIAPVDLVPPPVDLTLQSFINEQVGTKIQQVVASLEKNRTVRDAALDQIKKELKAAIANLEETDPIKLVATDKVVSSTFKEITKIYMRRQVIEDSIRIDGRKLDEVRPVSADTGILPRVHGSGLFNRGLTQVLSIATLGSPSDAQEMDDLHPDEKKRYLHHYNMPPYSVGEVKPMRSPGRREIGHGALAERAIVPVLPPAQKFPYVLRVVSEVLSSNGSTSMGSVCASTLALMDAGVPITKPVSGVAMGLIQEGDQTRILTDIQGIEDFLGDMDFKVAGTDTGITALQMDMKITGIAMSTIRDAIIQAKAGRMHILDKMMEAIPTSRLELSPYAPRLLTLQINPDQIGLVIGPGGRNIKGITEETGAKVDIQDDGTVTISSTNGDGAKRAKILIESMTRRVSAGDVYVGKVMRIIPIGAFVEFLPGKEGMVHISQLAEGRVGKVEDEVAVGDEVIIKIREVDQRGRYNLTRLGIHPDEAAAAKAAFESAN, from the coding sequence ATGACGGCAACAGAAAAAACAATCTCATTCTATGGCAGAGAGATTAAGTTAAGAATTGGCTTGTTGGCACCACAGGCAGGTGGATCGGTATTAATACAATGCGGCGAGACTGCAGTTTTGGTTACAGCCACACGGGGAGAAGCAAGGGAAGGCATAGATTTTTTACCTCTAATGGTTGACTATGAGGAGAGACTATATGCAGCAGGCAGAATACCCGGTGGATTTCTAAGACGAGAAGGTCGTCCACCCGAAAAGGCAATCTTAATTTGTCGGTTGATTGATCGCCCCATGCGTCCTCTATTTCCTAACTGGATTCGGGATGATATTCAGATTGTAGCAACAACAATGGCATTAGATGAAAAGTCTCCACCTGATGTTTTGGCAGTAACTGCGGCTTCGATCGCTGCTTTAGTAGCTGGATTACCCTTTAATGGTCCGATGGCGGGCGTGAGAGTTGGTCTAGTGGGTGATGAATTTATTATCAATCCCACCTATGCAGAAGTGGAAGCAGGAGACCTCGACCTAGTGGTTGCAGGCACCCCTGAAGGCATCATTATGGTAGAAGCGGGAGCCAATCAACTGCCAGAACAGGACATGATCGAGGCGATCGAATTTGGGTATGAGGCGGTGCAAGAGCTAATCAAAGCACAGCAGATAATTATGGCAGAACTGGGTATTGCTCCAGTCGATTTAGTACCACCACCCGTAGATTTAACCCTACAAAGCTTTATTAATGAGCAAGTTGGCACCAAAATTCAACAGGTAGTCGCTAGTCTTGAAAAAAATCGCACCGTTAGAGATGCCGCCCTCGATCAAATTAAAAAAGAACTCAAAGCGGCGATCGCTAACCTCGAAGAAACTGATCCGATTAAGCTTGTAGCTACCGATAAAGTCGTGAGCAGCACTTTTAAAGAAATCACTAAAATTTATATGCGCCGACAGGTGATTGAAGACAGCATCAGAATTGATGGACGTAAACTAGATGAAGTTCGTCCCGTTTCTGCGGATACAGGTATTCTTCCCCGTGTGCATGGCAGTGGTTTATTTAATCGTGGTCTAACTCAGGTCTTATCCATTGCTACCTTGGGTTCTCCTTCCGATGCTCAAGAAATGGATGATCTGCATCCCGATGAGAAGAAAAGATACTTGCACCACTACAATATGCCTCCCTATTCTGTTGGTGAAGTTAAACCCATGAGATCCCCCGGCAGAAGAGAAATTGGGCATGGGGCTTTAGCTGAACGGGCAATTGTGCCTGTACTGCCACCCGCCCAAAAGTTCCCCTATGTGCTTAGAGTCGTATCCGAAGTTCTATCATCCAATGGTTCCACATCTATGGGTTCCGTTTGTGCTTCGACATTAGCTCTGATGGATGCAGGGGTGCCAATCACCAAACCCGTAAGTGGTGTTGCTATGGGATTAATTCAAGAGGGAGATCAGACTCGCATCTTAACGGATATACAGGGAATTGAGGATTTCTTGGGAGACATGGATTTTAAAGTCGCAGGCACCGATACTGGAATTACAGCCTTACAAATGGATATGAAAATCACTGGTATTGCCATGAGTACTATTCGGGATGCGATTATTCAAGCTAAAGCAGGAAGAATGCACATACTAGACAAAATGATGGAAGCGATTCCTACCTCAAGGCTAGAACTATCACCCTATGCGCCAAGGCTATTAACTTTGCAGATTAACCCCGATCAAATTGGACTAGTGATTGGACCTGGTGGTCGTAACATCAAAGGCATTACCGAAGAAACAGGGGCAAAGGTTGACATCCAAGATGATGGTACTGTAACCATTTCATCCACTAATGGTGATGGAGCTAAACGTGCCAAAATACTAATCGAGAGTATGACTCGTCGGGTCAGTGCAGGCGATGTCTATGTCGGCAAAGTCATGCGGATAATTCCCATTGGTGCCTTTGTCGAATTCTTGCCCGGCAAAGAAGGAATGGTACATATCTCGCAACTGGCAGAGGGACGAGTCGGGAAAGTTGAAGATGAAGTTGCGGTCGGCGATGAGGTCATTATCAAAATTCGTGAAGTTGACCAAAGGGGACGCTACAATCTAACTCGCTTAGGAATTCATCCTGATGAAGCTGCTGCTGCTAAAGCCGCTTTTGAGTCTGCTAATTAG
- the gatC gene encoding Asp-tRNA(Asn)/Glu-tRNA(Gln) amidotransferase subunit GatC, translated as MIDRSQVQHIARLSRLQLTETEEIAFTTQLGNILTYFEQLNELDDLLVGVEPTTRAIATVNITRPDDSKPYPDKEALLNCAPDRDDEFFKVPQIMG; from the coding sequence ATGATCGATCGCTCTCAAGTTCAGCACATTGCCCGTTTAAGCAGATTACAATTAACTGAGACTGAAGAAATTGCTTTTACCACTCAGCTTGGGAATATTTTGACCTACTTTGAGCAGTTAAATGAACTAGATGATCTACTTGTTGGAGTAGAACCAACCACAAGAGCGATCGCCACAGTAAATATCACTCGTCCCGATGACTCTAAACCCTATCCCGATAAAGAGGCTTTGTTAAACTGTGCGCCCGATCGCGATGATGAATTTTTTAAAGTTCCCCAAATTATGGGTTAG
- a CDS encoding NAD(P)/FAD-dependent oxidoreductase, which produces MTKNYYIIGAGVAGITAAEYLRQNDSSCQITVINGESYPFYRRLSLSSYLQRQTTLESLIVKKPEDYQDLKIFVLQDRVTELKPTEKLLIMASGATYAYDGLIIATGGSAIRPPIAGIDLKGVRLGYWDIKDTLWYEQQAKTVKNAVVIGGGVLGLELADSFNKLGLNVTIVQLGNYLGEPLTDLKAGKIVGDRVRASGASYRLGVSAQAIVGNDNGAVRAVVTSKGEEIPADVVGVCIGIRPNTLWLKDSGIAIEQGCIIVDEFLKTNFDHTYAAGDCTLVKSANWVGDRPNRTWQVATNQGMVAANNLANSLLEAENLEAKKTYQEGLFYNAGVIYDLPYTMLGKFNPDPDDSKYQTYTYDTEGDRFAYFKLTVSDGRLVGAMLIGKQRRTNILRKIIEGNYIITGHELELMDTKFKPTGLPIADIARAGDADVGAKLAAYAN; this is translated from the coding sequence ATGACAAAAAATTACTACATAATCGGGGCTGGAGTTGCTGGAATTACCGCTGCCGAATATCTAAGACAAAATGATTCCTCCTGTCAAATTACCGTAATCAATGGTGAATCCTATCCTTTCTATCGCCGTTTATCCCTTTCTAGTTATTTGCAAAGACAGACTACCTTAGAAAGTTTGATCGTCAAAAAGCCCGAAGATTATCAAGACTTGAAAATCTTCGTCTTACAAGATCGAGTCACAGAATTAAAACCCACAGAAAAACTATTAATCATGGCAAGTGGAGCTACCTATGCTTACGATGGACTTATTATTGCCACGGGGGGTAGTGCTATTCGTCCGCCGATCGCTGGCATTGATCTAAAGGGAGTACGTCTTGGCTATTGGGACATTAAAGATACCCTTTGGTATGAGCAGCAAGCTAAAACTGTTAAAAATGCTGTGGTGATTGGGGGTGGGGTTTTAGGCTTAGAATTAGCGGATAGCTTTAATAAGTTAGGATTAAATGTCACGATTGTCCAATTAGGCAACTACTTAGGAGAACCCTTAACCGATCTAAAGGCGGGAAAAATTGTGGGCGATCGCGTCCGTGCCAGTGGGGCTAGTTATCGTCTAGGAGTATCAGCACAGGCTATTGTTGGCAATGATAACGGTGCCGTCAGGGCTGTAGTTACTAGTAAAGGAGAAGAAATTCCTGCGGATGTGGTGGGAGTCTGCATTGGTATCCGCCCAAATACACTTTGGTTAAAGGATTCTGGCATAGCCATAGAGCAAGGCTGTATTATTGTGGATGAATTTCTCAAAACAAATTTTGATCATACCTATGCGGCTGGAGATTGCACTCTGGTCAAATCAGCTAATTGGGTCGGCGATCGCCCTAATCGGACTTGGCAAGTTGCTACTAATCAAGGTATGGTTGCTGCTAATAATCTTGCTAATAGTCTATTAGAGGCAGAAAATTTAGAGGCAAAAAAAACCTATCAAGAAGGCTTATTCTACAATGCTGGGGTGATTTATGACCTGCCCTACACCATGCTGGGTAAATTTAATCCCGATCCTGATGATTCTAAGTATCAAACCTATACCTATGACACAGAGGGCGATCGCTTTGCTTACTTTAAGCTCACGGTATCCGATGGCAGATTGGTGGGAGCCATGTTAATAGGCAAACAAAGACGCACTAATATTCTGCGTAAAATTATTGAGGGTAATTATATTATTACTGGACATGAACTAGAACTTATGGATACTAAGTTTAAGCCCACAGGTTTACCTATAGCCGATATTGCGAGGGCTGGAGATGCGGATGTAGGGGCAAAACTTGCTGCCTATGCCAACTAA
- a CDS encoding helix-turn-helix domain-containing protein, producing the protein MAGVYKLEISESEEELKHMLRVQKTASDKERIQMLYLLKTKQASTIQTASTILGRHRVTLQDWLGNYRKGGIVGLNLEQGENRVFHNGRRKH; encoded by the coding sequence ATGGCAGGAGTATACAAATTAGAGATCAGCGAAAGTGAAGAAGAGCTAAAACATATGCTGAGAGTGCAAAAGACCGCATCAGATAAAGAAAGAATTCAGATGCTGTATCTGTTAAAAACAAAACAAGCAAGCACAATCCAGACAGCATCGACAATACTGGGACGGCATCGAGTTACATTGCAAGATTGGTTAGGGAATTATCGCAAAGGGGGAATAGTAGGACTAAACCTAGAACAGGGCGAAAACAGAGTATTCCACAATGGGCGCAGAAAGCATTGA
- the map gene encoding type I methionyl aminopeptidase, whose product MNILTTLRSQSKSQPQAEVVTKATKGIEIKSKRELEIMRESSRIVATVLKEISQIIAPGMTTLDLDTYAEKRVREMGAIPSFKGYHKFPATLCVSVNNEVVHGIPNAKKVIKAGDLVKVDVGAFQNGFHGDSCITLMVPPVSDRIARLVQVAETALYKGIEQVKEGNYLLDIAGAVDDYVRNNGYTVVEDFTGHGVGRNLHEEPSVFNNRSAITGKNPLPNVRLRAGMTLAIEPIINEGSNRVRILSDKWTAVTVDHKLSAQFEHTVLVTKDGYEIFTDRTKV is encoded by the coding sequence ATGAATATTCTTACTACCTTGCGATCGCAGTCTAAATCTCAACCCCAAGCTGAAGTTGTTACAAAAGCAACAAAAGGCATTGAAATCAAATCGAAACGTGAACTTGAAATCATGCGTGAGTCCTCTCGCATCGTGGCTACGGTGTTGAAGGAAATTTCGCAAATTATTGCTCCCGGCATGACTACCCTTGATCTGGATACCTATGCTGAAAAGCGGGTGCGAGAAATGGGAGCTATTCCTAGTTTTAAGGGCTATCACAAATTTCCCGCCACTTTGTGTGTCAGTGTTAACAATGAAGTTGTCCACGGGATTCCCAATGCTAAAAAAGTGATTAAGGCGGGAGATTTAGTCAAGGTAGATGTGGGTGCTTTTCAAAATGGCTTTCATGGAGATTCCTGCATTACGTTAATGGTTCCCCCCGTCAGCGATCGCATTGCCCGATTAGTCCAAGTGGCAGAAACAGCTTTATATAAGGGCATTGAACAGGTTAAAGAAGGTAATTATCTATTGGATATTGCGGGGGCTGTGGATGATTATGTAAGGAACAATGGCTATACCGTAGTTGAAGACTTTACAGGGCATGGGGTGGGCAGAAATCTCCATGAGGAACCCTCGGTATTTAATAATCGCAGTGCCATCACGGGCAAAAATCCTTTACCTAATGTCAGATTGAGAGCGGGCATGACCTTGGCGATCGAACCAATTATTAATGAAGGCTCCAATCGTGTGAGAATTTTATCGGATAAGTGGACGGCAGTCACAGTGGATCATAAACTTTCGGCACAGTTTGAGCATACGGTTTTAGTCACTAAAGATGGCTATGAAATCTTTACCGATCGCACTAAAGTCTAA
- a CDS encoding winged helix-turn-helix domain-containing protein, translated as MIKKLEEAEGFESYGQICQWLENQLGIKSNYKTVHHLVRYRLKARPKVTRPVSAGKSEEQVEAYKKTLPVL; from the coding sequence TTGATAAAAAAGCTGGAAGAAGCAGAAGGCTTTGAAAGTTATGGGCAGATCTGCCAATGGTTAGAGAACCAATTAGGAATCAAATCAAACTATAAAACTGTGCATCATCTAGTCCGATATCGGCTGAAAGCCAGACCGAAAGTGACACGTCCAGTCAGCGCAGGAAAGTCAGAAGAGCAAGTAGAAGCATATAAAAAAACCTTGCCAGTATTATAA